Below is a genomic region from Mesorhizobium sp..
CTGTCCCGAGTACGAGATGCCTTTCGCCGGCCATCCGACCGTCGGCACAGCGGTGGCGCTGTGGCGCGAGCGCGGCCATGGCGATGGCGAGATCCTGGTGCTGGAGGAAAACGTCGGGCCGGTGCGCTGCATCGTAACCAGCGGGGAGGGCGCGGCTTTCGCCGAGTTCGACGTGCCTCAGATATCGTCCGCGTTGCCGTTCTCGCCCGACCCTGCGCGGATCGCCGCGGCGCTGGGGCTCGATCCCGCCGACCTCGGTTTCGACGGCCACGCGATCGGCGCCTGGTCGGCGGGCGTGCCCTATGTGACCGTGCCGCTCACGGGACTGGAGGCGATGCGGCGCATCCGCTTCGACACGCGGCTCTGGCAGGCCTTCGCGCCGGCCAAGGCGAACGACGCCAAGGCGTCCGCCTATGTCTATTGCCGCGAAACGAACCTTGCCGGCAGTTCCTTCCATGCCCGCATGTTCGTGGCGGCCACGCCATCCTACGAGGACCCCGCCACCGGCTCGGCGGCTGCCGCCTTCGTCGGAACCTTCGTCGCCAACGAGCAGCCGGACGACGGCAGCCACGCGATCTGGATCGAGCAGGGCATCGAAATGGGCCGCCCTTCGCGCATCCGCCTCGAGATCGACGTGGAGGGCGGCCGCGCCACTGCCGCGCGCATCGGCGGCGAGGCGGTCATCGTCGGGCGGGGGGAGATGTATGCGTGACGCGGCGGGCTGCGCGGCCGATGGTTCGCTCGCCGTGCGAGGTCAGATGGTGATGCTGTTCGAAGCCTCGGCGAGAAGTTCTACGTCGAACTCCGCCTGACGGGCGGCGGCGCTGTTGTCGTTCGTCTGCGAGCTGCTCTGCTTGGCCTGGAGTGCCGCCAGCCTGGACTTCAGTGCGGCGATCTCGGCCGCGAGCTTGGTCGCCTCGGCCTGATCCTTGGCCGATTTGGCCTCCGTCTCCTTGGCCGCTATTTCCTTCTTCAGCGATGCTTCCGTCTCCTGGCCGGAGGACGAGCCGGAAATGAGTTGGACGGATGATGTCGATGAAACCGAAGAAATCATGAGAAAAACCCAAACAAGACAAGCTTACGATAGCCCCGGTTTGGTTACGAAAGTAAAAACGGCGGTCCGACCGCGCGATCCCGTCGCGGAGATGTCGCTACTGCGGACGTTTCAACGTCACACCGGAGAGGCCTGCCCGATTGCAAATTTCAGCTTCGCGCGGGGTGGACACCTGGAGGCTCGTTCGCTATAGAGCCGCACCTGACGCGGTTGCCGCGTCATATGGCCCGGGTGCGTAGCTCAGTTGGTAGAGCAGCTGACTCTTAATCAGCGGGTCACAGGTTCGATCCCTGTCGCACCCACCAGGCCGTAAGCCCTCCAGATCGATCATCCATGCATCGGAGCCATTGCGTCATGTGTCGCGAGGTTTCGCCCGCGCTGCACAGCGGCGACCCGCCGCCTCGGCGGCGGCGGGGATGTTGTCGACGTGATGCGGTTGTCAGTCGATTGGCGGGGTATCGTTGTCGATCGCTGTCGCGGACGCCGACGTCGGAGCAACCGGCCGCTTCTGGCCGCTGTAGCGCACCTGGATATTACAACCAGTGGCATCTTCATGGTTAAAGATCGTCACGACCATGTTCAAATATTGTGAAGGCGACGTATGCGGATTCGCCGGCACCTTTGCCGTGATGCGGGCTCGTGACTGGACCTGCGAGCCACCGTGGCCGATCCGTGTCTGGGTGACATTG
It encodes:
- a CDS encoding PhzF family phenazine biosynthesis protein; the encoded protein is MTARRYLLLDVFAGRPLEGNPLAVVLDAHGLDTARMQAITREFKLSETVFVLPPGNPAHAARIRIFCPEYEMPFAGHPTVGTAVALWRERGHGDGEILVLEENVGPVRCIVTSGEGAAFAEFDVPQISSALPFSPDPARIAAALGLDPADLGFDGHAIGAWSAGVPYVTVPLTGLEAMRRIRFDTRLWQAFAPAKANDAKASAYVYCRETNLAGSSFHARMFVAATPSYEDPATGSAAAAFVGTFVANEQPDDGSHAIWIEQGIEMGRPSRIRLEIDVEGGRATAARIGGEAVIVGRGEMYA